In Vicia villosa cultivar HV-30 ecotype Madison, WI unplaced genomic scaffold, Vvil1.0 ctg.000832F_1_1, whole genome shotgun sequence, the following proteins share a genomic window:
- the LOC131631485 gene encoding uncharacterized protein LOC131631485: protein MSLSAQKPSVQKIIIPNKQGEKLVGTLHESGTTTDIVILCHGFRCSKDNNLILNLAVALENAQISSFRFDFSGNGESEGSFQYGNYWTEVEDLHAVAEHFRESNRIIRAIVGHSKGGDVVLLHASKYHDIRTVVNISGRYDLKVGIEERLGKDYLERIRKEGFIDVKKRSGSFDYRVTKESLMDRLGTIMHEACLQIDKECRVLTIHGSLDEIIPVQDAHEFGKIIPNHKLHIIEGADHSYTNHQDELSSVIMSFIKEIVDLNKSTTAS, encoded by the exons ATGTCCTTGTCTGCACAAAAGCCAT CTGTTCAGAAAATTATAATACCCAACAAACAAGGTGAAAAACTCGTTGGCACATTACATGAATCTGGAACAACCACCGACATTGTTATCTTGTGTCATGGTTTTCGATGCTCTAAA gATAACAATCTCATATTGAACCTTGCTGTTGCTTTGGAAAATGCTCAAATCAGTTCTTTCCGTTTTGACTTTTCTGGAAATGG GGAAAGCGAAGGTTCGTTTCAGTATGGTAACTATTGGACAGAAGTGGAAGATTTACATGCTGTTGCTGAACATTTCCGTGAATCAAATCGTATAATCCGGGCAATTGTTGGACATAGTAAAG GAGGTGACGTAGTGCTTCTGCATGCTTCCAAATATCATGACATTAGAACTGTTGTCAACATCTCTGGACGTTATGATCTGAAGGTAGGGATCGAAGAACGCCTTGGCAaagattatttggaaagaattaggaAGGAAGGTTTCATTGATGTTAAGAAGAGGTCAG GAAGTTTTGATTACCGTGTTACCAAGGAAAGTTTGATGGATCGCTTGGGTACAATTATGCATGAAGCATGCCTGCAGATTGACAAAGAATGCAG GGTCCTTACAATTCACGGTTCTTTGGACGAAATTATCCCTGTTCAAGATGCACACGAATTTGGCAAGATCATTCCAAACCACAAGTTGCATATCATTGAAGGAGctgatcattcatacactaatcATCAAGATGAGTTATCCTCAGTTATTATGAGTTTCATCAAGGAAATTGTTGACCTCAACAAGAGTACTACTGCTAGCTAG